From one Dyella sp. 2HG41-7 genomic stretch:
- the murD gene encoding UDP-N-acetylmuramoyl-L-alanine--D-glutamate ligase → MRIAELAGKRIAIWGFGREGRAAIRALRQRLPDASLALYCSEAEGADARAFDTALRVYTNDPDAVALSAYDVVVKSPGISAYKPAILTAQAQGTRFTSGTALWFAENPQARVIAVTGTKGKSTTTALIAHLARALGVRTALAGNIGMPLLELLDQQADVWAIELSSFQTGEAGALELGVVTSLYEEHLDWHGSRERYVADKLKLADAARQLLVNAEQAPLLEKTVAHPNRKLFGNAEGWHVAEGFIRRGDASVIALEQLSVPGLHNALNACAAFAALEITGFDAVAAAPALSNFQALPHRLQPLGERDGLVWINDSISTTPLATLAALDSLHGREVTVIVGGHDRGLDWSPFVQAVATRSALRIVTQGANGPRIAAALRSAKSEIPLGDVDKLGDAVEMAQVITPAGGVVLLSPGAPSFDQFHDYVDRGKRFAELAGFDGHAMAGIGGLGVD, encoded by the coding sequence ATGCGCATTGCCGAGCTTGCCGGAAAGCGCATCGCCATTTGGGGTTTCGGTCGCGAGGGGCGCGCCGCGATTCGCGCATTGCGCCAACGTCTTCCCGATGCTTCGCTGGCGTTGTATTGCAGTGAAGCGGAAGGCGCCGACGCGCGAGCGTTCGATACTGCACTGCGCGTCTACACGAACGACCCTGATGCGGTGGCGCTAAGCGCCTACGATGTGGTGGTGAAATCGCCGGGCATTTCAGCCTACAAGCCGGCGATTCTCACGGCGCAAGCACAAGGCACGCGCTTTACGTCCGGAACCGCGCTGTGGTTTGCGGAAAATCCGCAAGCGCGGGTGATTGCTGTCACTGGCACGAAGGGCAAAAGCACAACGACGGCATTGATCGCGCATTTGGCGCGCGCGCTGGGTGTTCGCACCGCGCTGGCTGGCAATATCGGCATGCCCTTGTTGGAGCTGCTCGATCAACAAGCCGATGTGTGGGCCATCGAACTATCCAGTTTCCAGACCGGCGAAGCCGGTGCGTTGGAATTGGGTGTCGTCACCAGCTTGTACGAAGAACATCTCGATTGGCATGGTTCGCGCGAACGCTACGTCGCCGACAAGCTTAAATTGGCCGATGCCGCGCGGCAGTTGTTGGTTAATGCCGAACAAGCGCCGTTGCTGGAGAAGACGGTGGCGCATCCGAATCGCAAGCTGTTCGGTAACGCCGAAGGATGGCATGTCGCCGAAGGATTTATTCGGCGTGGCGACGCATCGGTGATCGCGCTGGAGCAACTTTCCGTTCCAGGTCTGCATAACGCACTGAACGCCTGCGCAGCCTTCGCGGCATTGGAAATTACGGGTTTCGACGCGGTTGCTGCAGCACCCGCGCTTTCCAATTTCCAGGCGTTGCCGCATCGCTTGCAACCCTTGGGCGAGCGCGATGGGTTGGTGTGGATCAACGATTCGATCAGCACAACGCCGCTTGCAACCCTCGCCGCACTCGACAGCCTGCACGGTCGCGAAGTGACAGTGATCGTCGGCGGGCATGATCGCGGCCTGGATTGGTCTCCGTTCGTGCAAGCCGTTGCAACGCGCTCAGCGCTACGTATCGTGACGCAAGGCGCGAACGGTCCTCGCATTGCTGCGGCGCTGCGCTCCGCCAAATCGGAAATACCCCTGGGCGATGTCGACAAACTAGGTGACGCCGTCGAGATGGCGCAAGTCATCACGCCTGCGGGAGGCGTTGTGCTGCTTTCGCCCGGTGCGCCAAGCTTCGATCAATTCCACGATTACGTCGACCGTGGCAAGCGTTTTGCCGAACTTGCCGGCTTTGATGGACATGCGATGGCGGGCATCGGTGGACTCGGCGTCGACTGA
- a CDS encoding M13 family metallopeptidase, translated as MQRLKWILTAAMLSSAAAMAASPENAAPAKTGHADIGIDLKGVDHAIKPGDDFFGYANGTWVKNTQIPADRSSTGTFLQVYQLAEKQTSQLIRNVAQSHPAAGTNDRKIADYYAAYMNEANIEKLGVTPLKSAFDHIDAIKTRDDLAGVLGSELRADVDPVNATNFHTENLFGLFVTQGLEDPSHNMAYLLQGGIAMPSRDYYLSQDKDMVATRAKYQTYVTSLLKLSGAADADAQAKAVIALETKIAQAQETLVDSQDVHKANNVWSMNDFSKKAPGLNWDAYFKAAGLDGQKQIDVWQPSATTGIAALVGSEPLETWKQLLRYHALDDAAPLLPKAYADLHFDFYGTTLQGTPKQQDRWKRGVSATNTDLGDAVGQLYVKHYFPASAKAKAEDMVKNIVAAFDERLDTLAWMTPATRAKAKEKIATLRVGVGYADSWRDYSKLDISATDPIGNHKRADELEYHHQLAKLSQPVDRAEWWMTPQTVNAVNLPLQNALNFPAAILQPPFFDPKADAAANYGAIGAVIGHEISHSFDNTGADFDAQGKMENWWTPADAAHFEEATQKLVKQYDQYEALPGLHVNGQQTLGENIADVSGLTAAYAAYHKSLGGKPAPVIDGLTGDQRFFLAFGQAWRSKIRDAAQRQRLATDVHAPAEFRAQTVRNIDGWYDAFDVKQGEKLYLSPDQRVKIW; from the coding sequence ATGCAGCGATTGAAGTGGATTCTTACCGCCGCGATGCTCAGCAGCGCCGCGGCCATGGCGGCATCGCCGGAAAACGCGGCGCCCGCTAAAACCGGCCATGCGGATATCGGCATCGATCTGAAAGGCGTGGATCACGCCATTAAGCCCGGCGACGATTTCTTCGGATACGCCAACGGCACGTGGGTGAAGAACACACAGATTCCGGCGGATCGCTCCAGCACCGGCACCTTCTTGCAGGTATATCAGCTGGCGGAAAAGCAAACCTCGCAACTGATCCGCAACGTCGCGCAAAGCCATCCCGCGGCCGGCACTAACGACCGCAAGATCGCCGACTACTACGCGGCCTACATGAACGAGGCGAACATCGAAAAGCTCGGCGTTACGCCGCTGAAATCCGCGTTCGATCATATCGACGCGATCAAGACGCGCGACGATCTTGCCGGCGTACTCGGCAGCGAATTGCGCGCCGATGTCGATCCGGTGAATGCGACGAACTTCCACACCGAAAATCTATTTGGTCTGTTCGTAACGCAAGGTTTGGAAGATCCCTCGCACAATATGGCGTACCTGTTGCAGGGCGGTATCGCGATGCCGAGCCGCGACTACTACTTGTCGCAAGACAAGGACATGGTCGCCACGCGCGCCAAATATCAGACGTACGTGACGTCGCTGCTGAAGCTCTCGGGCGCCGCCGATGCCGACGCGCAAGCGAAAGCCGTGATTGCGTTGGAAACTAAAATCGCACAGGCACAAGAAACGCTGGTGGATAGCCAGGACGTGCACAAAGCCAACAACGTCTGGTCGATGAACGATTTTTCGAAGAAGGCGCCGGGCCTGAACTGGGACGCCTACTTCAAAGCCGCCGGCCTGGATGGTCAGAAACAAATCGACGTATGGCAGCCTTCCGCCACCACCGGTATTGCCGCACTGGTTGGCAGCGAACCGCTTGAAACCTGGAAGCAGCTGCTGCGCTATCACGCGCTGGACGATGCAGCGCCGCTGTTGCCCAAGGCCTACGCCGATCTGCACTTCGATTTCTACGGCACCACGCTGCAAGGCACGCCCAAGCAACAAGATCGCTGGAAGCGCGGCGTCAGCGCCACTAACACCGATCTGGGCGATGCCGTCGGCCAACTTTATGTGAAGCACTACTTCCCCGCATCGGCGAAGGCCAAAGCGGAAGACATGGTGAAGAACATCGTCGCTGCGTTCGACGAGCGCCTCGACACGCTGGCGTGGATGACGCCTGCGACGCGCGCCAAAGCGAAAGAAAAGATCGCCACCTTGCGCGTTGGCGTGGGTTACGCAGATAGCTGGCGCGATTACAGCAAGCTGGATATCAGCGCGACCGATCCCATCGGCAACCATAAGCGCGCCGATGAACTGGAATATCACCATCAGCTCGCTAAACTCAGTCAGCCCGTCGATCGCGCCGAATGGTGGATGACGCCGCAGACGGTCAACGCCGTGAATCTGCCGCTGCAGAATGCGCTCAACTTCCCCGCCGCGATTCTGCAACCGCCGTTCTTCGATCCGAAGGCCGACGCCGCTGCCAATTACGGCGCTATCGGCGCAGTGATCGGCCACGAAATCAGCCACAGCTTCGACAACACCGGCGCCGATTTCGACGCGCAGGGCAAGATGGAAAACTGGTGGACGCCGGCGGACGCCGCGCACTTCGAAGAAGCTACGCAGAAGCTGGTGAAGCAATACGATCAATACGAAGCACTGCCGGGTCTGCACGTCAACGGCCAGCAGACGCTGGGTGAAAACATCGCCGACGTTTCCGGCCTCACCGCCGCCTACGCCGCGTATCACAAATCGCTGGGCGGCAAGCCTGCGCCCGTGATCGACGGATTGACCGGCGATCAGCGCTTCTTCCTTGCCTTCGGTCAAGCCTGGCGCTCCAAGATTCGCGACGCCGCGCAACGCCAGCGCCTCGCGACCGATGTGCATGCTCCGGCGGAATTCCGCGCGCAGACCGTGCGCAATATCGACGGTTGGTATGACGCGTTTGATGTGAAGCAGGGCGAAAAGCTGTACTTGAGTCCGGATCAGCGCGTGAAGATCTGGTAA
- a CDS encoding GH92 family glycosyl hydrolase, with protein MPGLIARSSQRKLLLLALAFGATIASAHQDDTFYTSFEPGEPAPRASSAAIFSVDTGSGPSADNAYSAKPGVGFTGLHSLHYRGHDGGKQETAIFDVDVPVQANTQLSYVLFPCITKNDLADPATYVAIDLVFDDGTRLSQTNAQDQHRIPANAHALGKSRTVYVNQWNKLTIDVGNVAAGRHIRRIELSHEGPAGDFEGFLDDLRIGPASTPLANEHPSDYVYTLRGTNSSDAFSRGNNIPAVTLPHGFNFWVPVTDASSDWMYQYQQRNDARNRPRIEAFSLSHEPSPWMGDRQTFQIMPAAVASGAPSGNRAKRALSFSHDHEIAHAHYYKVTFDNGIAAEMTPTDHAAMLRFTFPGSRGQLVFDNRTDQGGITLDAAHRSFSGYSDVKSRLSTGATRLFFYATVDHSVQGSGRLTGENRDHVTAWLGFDTAKNKTVNVRIATSLISLEQAKHNLALEIAPQEIFDDVRERAQRTWDKQLGIVNVQGASHGELVTLYSNLYRLFMYPNSAYENTGTASQPVYRYASPFSPAVGENTPTQTGARIVDGKIFVNNGFWDTYRTSWPAYVLMMPQQAGTMIDGFVQEYRDSGWIARWSSPGYADLMVGTSADVAFSDAWLKGVHNFDVRSFYQAALKDATVVSPNRGTGRKGLQRSIFNGYTDFDIKEGFSWSMDGYIADFAIGNLASALATESDARDSYRAHYAEDADYFHDRALDYANLFNPDIGFFVGRDAQGNWRYTKQNFDPYRWGDDYTETDGWNMAFHAPQDGAGLAALYGGRKALAAKLDAFFAASGIYHVGGYGEPIHEMLEAQAVRMGQYGHSNQPSHHIIYMYDYTGEPWKTQDKVRDVLSRLYLGSEIGQGYVGDEDNGEMSGWWLFSAAGFYPLRMGTPEYVIGAPYFPHMDIALENGKHIVINASGVSDTNRYVQSLLVNGQPWNKLTLPHALLAQGATLDFTMGPKPSTWGSDAQALPPSLTNAGKPAPMHDLLGPGQSESSSEPAIQNLDALFDHTSDTETQLPAPSSTVSWHFPQPHVVAMYTLTSAKQAPAPSTWALEASDDGKHWIALDIRQSERFPWALQTRAFVIRQPGSHAYYRIRFESQALEALSEIALLGH; from the coding sequence ATGCCCGGCCTCATCGCACGTTCCTCGCAGCGAAAGCTCCTCCTTCTCGCGCTCGCTTTCGGCGCCACCATCGCGAGCGCACATCAGGACGATACGTTCTATACGTCCTTCGAGCCCGGGGAACCCGCACCGCGGGCAAGCTCCGCAGCCATTTTCAGCGTCGACACCGGTAGCGGCCCATCAGCGGACAACGCTTACAGCGCCAAGCCCGGCGTCGGCTTCACGGGTTTGCACTCCTTGCATTACCGCGGTCACGACGGCGGCAAGCAGGAAACTGCGATCTTCGACGTGGATGTTCCAGTGCAGGCGAACACACAGCTTTCCTATGTGTTGTTTCCGTGCATCACGAAAAACGACCTTGCCGACCCCGCCACCTATGTTGCCATCGATCTGGTGTTCGACGACGGCACGCGCCTGTCTCAAACAAACGCGCAAGACCAACACCGTATTCCCGCCAACGCGCATGCGCTCGGCAAAAGTCGGACGGTCTACGTCAACCAGTGGAACAAGCTGACGATCGACGTGGGCAATGTGGCTGCAGGGCGACATATTCGTCGCATCGAGCTCTCGCACGAAGGCCCGGCCGGTGACTTCGAGGGGTTTCTCGACGATCTGCGGATTGGCCCCGCATCGACACCCCTCGCGAACGAACACCCCAGCGACTACGTCTACACGTTGCGCGGAACGAACTCCAGCGACGCGTTCTCGCGCGGTAACAACATCCCGGCGGTTACGTTGCCACACGGCTTCAACTTTTGGGTGCCGGTGACGGACGCCAGTTCGGATTGGATGTATCAGTACCAGCAACGCAACGATGCCAGGAATCGACCGCGCATCGAAGCGTTCTCGCTGTCGCACGAACCCAGCCCGTGGATGGGCGATCGCCAAACGTTTCAGATCATGCCTGCGGCCGTCGCCAGCGGCGCACCCTCGGGTAATCGTGCGAAACGTGCGTTGAGCTTCAGTCACGATCACGAAATCGCGCATGCGCACTATTACAAGGTTACGTTCGACAACGGCATCGCCGCCGAGATGACGCCGACCGATCACGCTGCGATGCTTCGCTTCACCTTTCCTGGCAGTCGCGGACAGCTGGTTTTCGACAACCGCACCGATCAAGGTGGCATCACGCTCGACGCGGCGCATCGCAGTTTTAGCGGCTATTCCGATGTCAAAAGCCGGCTTTCCACCGGCGCGACGCGCCTGTTCTTCTATGCCACCGTCGACCATTCCGTCCAAGGTAGCGGACGTCTGACCGGAGAAAACCGAGATCACGTCACGGCGTGGTTGGGATTTGATACCGCGAAAAACAAAACGGTGAACGTGCGCATCGCGACGTCACTGATTAGCCTCGAACAAGCCAAGCACAACCTTGCGCTCGAAATCGCGCCTCAAGAAATTTTCGACGACGTGCGCGAGCGCGCCCAACGCACGTGGGACAAACAACTCGGCATCGTGAACGTACAAGGCGCCAGCCATGGCGAGCTCGTCACGCTGTATTCCAATCTCTATCGCCTTTTCATGTATCCGAACTCGGCGTACGAAAACACGGGCACGGCAAGCCAGCCCGTTTATCGTTATGCCAGCCCGTTCTCGCCTGCCGTCGGCGAAAACACGCCCACGCAAACCGGCGCGCGCATTGTCGATGGCAAAATATTCGTCAATAACGGCTTCTGGGATACGTATCGCACATCCTGGCCTGCGTACGTTTTGATGATGCCGCAACAGGCCGGCACGATGATCGACGGCTTTGTACAGGAATATCGCGACAGTGGATGGATCGCGCGCTGGTCGTCGCCGGGCTACGCCGATTTGATGGTCGGCACCAGCGCCGATGTCGCGTTTTCGGATGCGTGGTTGAAAGGCGTGCACAACTTCGATGTGCGCTCCTTCTATCAAGCGGCCTTGAAAGACGCCACCGTGGTGAGCCCTAATCGCGGCACCGGGCGCAAAGGTCTGCAACGCTCCATCTTCAACGGTTACACCGATTTCGATATCAAGGAAGGATTCTCCTGGTCGATGGACGGCTATATCGCGGACTTCGCCATCGGCAACTTGGCCAGCGCACTGGCTACGGAAAGCGACGCGCGAGATTCGTATCGCGCGCACTACGCGGAAGACGCCGACTATTTCCACGATCGCGCCTTGGACTACGCAAACCTGTTCAATCCCGATATCGGCTTCTTCGTCGGTCGCGATGCGCAAGGCAACTGGCGCTATACGAAACAGAACTTCGACCCCTATCGCTGGGGCGATGACTACACCGAAACGGACGGCTGGAACATGGCTTTCCATGCGCCGCAGGATGGCGCGGGTCTTGCCGCGCTCTACGGCGGCCGCAAGGCGCTTGCGGCGAAGCTCGATGCGTTCTTTGCAGCGTCGGGCATTTATCACGTCGGCGGCTACGGCGAACCGATCCACGAAATGCTCGAAGCGCAAGCGGTGCGCATGGGCCAATACGGCCACAGCAATCAGCCTTCGCATCACATCATTTACATGTACGACTACACCGGCGAGCCGTGGAAAACACAGGACAAAGTCCGCGATGTGCTGTCGCGCTTGTATCTCGGGAGCGAAATCGGCCAGGGCTACGTTGGCGATGAAGACAACGGCGAAATGTCCGGATGGTGGTTGTTCAGCGCGGCCGGCTTCTATCCGCTGCGTATGGGCACGCCGGAATACGTGATCGGCGCGCCGTATTTCCCGCATATGGATATCGCGCTGGAAAACGGCAAGCACATCGTCATCAACGCATCAGGCGTCAGCGATACCAATCGCTACGTGCAAAGTTTGCTCGTAAATGGTCAGCCCTGGAACAAACTGACGCTACCGCATGCACTGCTTGCGCAAGGCGCAACGCTCGACTTCACGATGGGCCCCAAGCCTTCGACGTGGGGTAGCGACGCACAAGCGCTGCCGCCGTCGCTGACGAACGCCGGCAAGCCCGCGCCGATGCACGATCTGCTCGGTCCTGGACAAAGCGAATCAAGCAGCGAACCGGCGATCCAGAATCTCGATGCGCTGTTCGATCACACCAGCGATACCGAAACGCAGCTGCCTGCACCTTCGTCCACGGTGAGCTGGCATTTCCCGCAACCGCACGTGGTGGCGATGTACACGCTCACCTCCGCCAAGCAAGCGCCTGCTCCATCAACGTGGGCGCTGGAAGCGTCCGACGATGGAAAGCATTGGATTGCGCTGGATATCCGGCAAAGCGAACGCTTCCCGTGGGCGCTGCAGACGCGTGCGTTTGTCATTCGTCAGCCTGGGTCTCATGCGTATTATCGGATTCGGTTCGAAAGCCAAGCACTCGAAGCTTTGTCCGAAATAGCCTTGCTTGGGCATTGA